In the Candidatus Eisenbacteria bacterium genome, CCGGATCCGTGACGGCGCTCCGCAATTTCTTCTTTATCACAGGAGGAGGATCAGAAATGAGAATCGTGTTCCCGACCGACTTGCTCATTCTCTGCCCGTCAGTGCCCGGGAGTCTCGGGAATTTCGTAAGCTTGGCCTGGGGCTCAGGGAAGACCTCCCCGTAGAGACTGTTGAACCTCCTGGCAAGCTCCCTGGTCACCTCGATATGGGAAAGCTGGTCTTCTCCGACCGGTACAGTGTCAGCCCTGTACACAAGGATATCAGAAGCTTGAAGCACAGGATACCCAAGATGTCCATAAGTAGTCTCGCTGAGCTTCAGGGTCCGCACCTGCTCCTTCAGGGTCGGCACTCTCTCAAGTCTGGCAGTCGTTATGATCATCGAAAAGAGAAGATGCAGTTCAGCATGCTGCTTGATATGGGACTGAACAAAGACAGGGCTTCTTTCGGGATCGATGCCGGCCGCAATCCAGTCAATCACCATGTCCCGCGTGTCCTCTTTTATGGAAGACGTGTCTGCATATCCGGTAGTCAGCGCATGCCAGTCGGCAACCATAAAGAAGGTTTCATACTGATCCTGCAGAGCAACCCAGTTCTCAAG is a window encoding:
- the trpS gene encoding tryptophan--tRNA ligase, translating into MKKGRILSGMRPTGRLHLGNYVGALENWVALQDQYETFFMVADWHALTTGYADTSSIKEDTRDMVIDWIAAGIDPERSPVFVQSHIKQHAELHLLFSMIITTARLERVPTLKEQVRTLKLSETTYGHLGYPVLQASDILVYRADTVPVGEDQLSHIEVTRELARRFNSLYGEVFPEPQAKLTKFPRLPGTDGQRMSKSVGNTILISDPPPVIKKKLRSAVTDPEKIRLGDKGHPEVCLVYTYHGKFNAPELKEIERGCRSGELACVPCKENLSSKISSFFQNLRDRREEMEADPEKVERWISEGDDRARHVAEETMEEVRKAMKF